In one Hypomesus transpacificus isolate Combined female chromosome 18, fHypTra1, whole genome shotgun sequence genomic region, the following are encoded:
- the lzic gene encoding protein LZIC: MASRGKSETGKLKQNMEEQLDRLMQQLQDLEECREDLDEDEYEETKKETLEQLNEFNESLKKIMTGNMTLVDELSGMQLAIQAAISQAFKTPEVIRLFAKKQPGQLRTRLAEMDRDVMVGKLPRDVYTQQKVEILTALRKLGEKLTAEEEGFLSENASATLSQFEKVTTCLGSEDKILALASSGVK; the protein is encoded by the exons ATGGCATCCCGCGGGAAATCCGAAACGGGGAAACTTAAACAAAACATGGAGGAGCAATTAGACAGACTCATGCAACAGCTGCAAGACCTGGAAGAGTGCAG GGAAGACCTCGATGAGGATGAGTACGAAGAGACTAAGAAGGAAACTTTGGAGCAGTTAAACGAGTTCAACGAGTCACTGAAGAAGATTATGACGGGAAACATGACTCTGGTGGATGAACTAAGCGGGATGCAACTG GCCATCCAAGCTGCCATCAGCCAAGCCTTCAAAACTCCTGAGGTGATCCGACTCTTCGCTAAGAAGCAGCCTGGGCAGTTACGAACAAGGCTGGCAGAG ATGGACCGCGATGTGATGGTGGGAAAGCTTCCGCGAGATGTGTACACTCAGCAGAAGGTGGAGATCCTCACTGCCTTGAGGAAACTGGGAGAGAAG CTGACCGCAGAAGAAGAGGGTTTCCTGTCTGAAAACGCCAGCGCTACTCTAAGCCAGTTTGAGAAAGTCACGACATGTCTAG GATCAGAAGACAAAATTCTGGCTTTGGCCAGCTCTGGTGTCAAGTGA